The Andrena cerasifolii isolate SP2316 chromosome 15, iyAndCera1_principal, whole genome shotgun sequence genome includes a window with the following:
- the LOC143376795 gene encoding neprilysin-1, with the protein MKSEGNNGYLRAAVINEQSEISAGSGQDPPATNPLQVSYGPRGNTTTTVLHHPGNSRRPIGGITRATSITRRRRGPTDRQQLLGVLAVTLLATCLFILLLLALNTSRECIQEPRPNVCMTEECIRTAASLLSAMDRTAAPCVNFFQYACGAWNRLHVIPEDKSSISTFEVLADQLQVILKRVLEEPSNSDDNNATLKAKMFYKSCMDIPNIREIGDVPLKRTLKILGGWPAVVGPSWKPPPYPVEVLLGRIRGEYNEGVLMEQWVGPDDKNSSANILQLDQMQLALPSRDYYLKKSSEAELKAYHRYMTNVSVLLGANPLTAAEEFNRVILFEKQLANASLPEADRHDTSAIYRKLTLRELQHEIPQLKWRAYLQEFLNAPITEEEPIVVYAMPYFAQMGRIVQRTDRRTLHNYILWRLVMSIMPHMIDDYQQRRVEFRKILQGILSERNRWAQCVEWTNKKLGMAVGALFIRDNFNHDSKETALEMIHTIREAFNELLAENHWMDDETRAVAKSKADSMNERIGYPEFLKDPVELTKEYVMLNITENYFLENVLAVMKYDAYNNLQKLRKPVDRDKWSTEPVVVNAFYSPNKNDIVFPAGILQPLFYSQHFPKSLNYGGIGVVIGHEITHGFDDKGRQFDKDGNMMQWWNEATVRAFRERAQCIVDQYSRYKLQEVNLYINGRMTQGENIADNGGLKQSFRAYKKWVSIHGEEPLLPGVNLTHDQLFFLNYAQIWCGSMRPEDALTKIRSSVHSPGLIRVLGPLSNSEDFARAYDCPLGSPMNPTHKCSVW; encoded by the exons ATGAAGTCCGAGGGCAACAACGGATACCTCAGGGCGGCTGTCATCAACGAGCAGAGCGAGATATCGGCTGGTTCCGGTCAGGATCCACCTGCGACGAACCCCCTTCAG GTGAGCTACGGCCCCCGTGGAAATACGACAACCACGGTCCTCCATCATCCTGGAAACAGTCGAAGGCCGATCGGCGGGATAACCAGGGCCACGTCGATCACGCGCAGGCGAAGAGGGCCGACAGACAGGCAGCAATTGCTCGGTGTGCTGGCTGTCACTCTCCTCGCCACTTGCCTTTTTATTCTTCTGCTGTTGGCGTTGAACACGAGCCGCGAGTGCATCCAAGAGCCCC GTCCAAACGTCTGTATGACAGAGGAATGCATCAGAACAG CGGCCAGTCTCTTATCAGCGATGGACCGAACGGCAGCTCCCTGCGTGAATTTCTTCCAATACGCCTGTGGCGCCTGGAATCGGCTACACGTAATACCGGAAGACAAAAGTTCCATCAGTACGTTCGAGGTGCTCGCGGACCAGCTGCAGGTGATCCTGAAACGTGTCCTGGAGGAGCCATCGAACTCAGACGACAACAACGCCACTTTGAAGGCCAAGATGTTCTACAAATCGTGCATGGACATCC CCAATATCAGGGAGATCGGTGATGTTCCGCTTAAAAGGACCCTAAAGATTCTCGGTGGCTGGCCAGCAGTGGTTGGCCCGTCCTGGAAGCCACCTCCTTATCCGGTCGAGGTTCTTTTGGGACGAATTCGTGGGGAGTACAACGAGGGAGTGCTAATGGAACAGTGGGTTGGTCCAGATGACAAGAACTCCTCAGCCAACATCCTCCAG CTGGATCAGATGCAGCTGGCGTTGCCGAGCAGGGACTACTACCTGAAGAAGAGCAGCGAAGCTGAATTAAAAGCGTATCATCGTTACATGACCAACGTGTCCGTACTGCTTGGCGCGAACCCTCTGACCGCAGCTGAGGAGTTCAATCGCGTGATACTGTTTGAGAAACAATTAGCCAAT GCGTCGTTGCCAGAGGCGGACAGGCACGACACCTCCGCCATTTACCGGAAGCTGACGTTGCGCGAATTGCAGCACGAAATACCGCAGCTGAAGTGGCGCGCTTACCTTCAGGAGTTCCTCAATGCTCCAATAACGGAGGAGGAGCCTATCGTGGTATACGCTATGCCTTATTTCGCGCAAATGGGTCGCATCGTACAGAGGACAGATCGCAG AACGCTGCACAATTACATATTGTGGCGGCTAGTCATGTCCATAATGCCCCACATGATAGACGACTACCAGCAGAGAAGGGTCGAATTTCGGAAGATCCTTCAGGGAATACTGAGCGAGAGGAACAGGTGGGCACAGTGTGTCGAGTGGACGAACAAAAAGCTAGGCATGGCTGTGGGTGCCCTTTTTATTCGTGACAATTTCAATCACGACAGCAAG GAAACTGCACTGGAGATGATTCACACGATACGCGAGGCGTTTAACGAATTGTTGGCGGAAAATCATTGGATGGACGACGAGACCAGGGCTGTGGCTAAAAGCAAAGCTGACTCTATGAACGAGAGGATCGGGTATcctgaatttttaaaagatcCAGTAGAACTGACAAAGGAGTACGTAATG CTAAATATCACGGAAAACTACTTCCTGGAGAACGTGCTGGCAGTGATGAAGTACGACGCTTATAACAATCTACAGAAACTGCGAAAGCCAGTTGACAGGGATAAATGGTCTACGGAGCCAGTTGTCGTGAACGCCTTCTACAGTCCCAACAAAAACGACATAG TCTTCCCAGCAGGGATTCTCCAGCCGCTCTTCTACTCGCAGCACTTCCCAAAATCCCTGAACTACGGCGGCATCGGTGTGGTGATTGGCCACGAAATCACTCACGGTTTCGACGACAAGGGGCGTCAGTTCGACAAAGACGGGAACATGATGCAGTGGTGGAACGAAGCAACAGTCAGAGCCTTTCGAGAGAGGGCTCAGTGCATCGTGGATCAGTACTCCAGGTACAAACTGCAGGAGGTGAACCTTTACATCAATGGCAGGATGACCCAGGGGGAGAACATCGCTGACAATGGAGGACTCAAACAATCATTTCGA GCGTACAAAAAATGGGTGTCGATACACGGAGAGGAGCCCCTGCTACCTGGCGTGAATCTCACCCACGATCAACTGTTTTTCCTCAACTACGCTCAGATTTGGTGTGGCTCCATGAGACCAGAAGACGCCCTAACGAAAATACGAAGCAGCGTCCACTCGCCGGGTCTAATAAGGGTCCTAGGCCCACTGTCCAACAGCGAGGACTTCGCCAGGGCCTACGACTGCCCTCTAGGCTCGCCGATGAATCCCACACACAAATGCAGCGTTTG GTAA